One segment of Gemmatimonadaceae bacterium DNA contains the following:
- a CDS encoding OmpA family protein — protein MALSLAAALPLAAQQAFTPVEIGVYGQYTKFADVTKLDPAFGLGGMISIPLVQRIAFQYEGDFGATQSTRVGDLTALNHRFDLLYHIPWGARRSVFFGGGWTGSQYRTDTTKNQFDSGGNAQVGIRFCVGDNWALRTSGVMDFKDPSDQIPTGDRTQTLSLRAGLSRFFGGKGSSPCVVVVPPPPPPPPAPAPAPAPPPPPPPAPKVEPAPAPAPPPPPAPAPKPREVFRLTGVYFDFDKSSLKQAGKDTLEAAVKYLNANPGARVEIQGHTDNIGTDAYNQALSERRAATVLKYLRDRGIDASRMSTKGFGESNPAADNGTKEGRALNRRVVIIEM, from the coding sequence GTGGCACTCTCGCTCGCCGCGGCGCTGCCGCTGGCCGCGCAGCAGGCCTTTACGCCGGTGGAAATCGGCGTGTACGGGCAGTACACGAAGTTTGCGGATGTGACGAAGCTCGACCCGGCCTTCGGGCTCGGTGGTATGATCAGCATTCCGCTCGTCCAGCGCATCGCCTTCCAGTACGAGGGCGATTTTGGCGCGACGCAAAGCACGCGTGTTGGCGACCTGACCGCGTTGAACCATCGCTTCGACCTGCTCTATCACATTCCGTGGGGCGCGCGCCGCTCGGTCTTCTTCGGCGGCGGCTGGACTGGCTCGCAGTACCGGACGGACACCACCAAGAACCAGTTTGACTCGGGTGGCAACGCGCAGGTTGGCATCCGCTTCTGCGTGGGGGACAACTGGGCGCTGCGCACCAGCGGCGTGATGGACTTCAAGGATCCGTCGGACCAGATCCCGACGGGCGACCGCACGCAGACGCTGAGCCTGCGCGCCGGCTTGAGCCGCTTCTTTGGCGGCAAGGGTTCGTCGCCGTGCGTCGTCGTCGTGCCGCCTCCGCCGCCGCCGCCGCCCGCTCCGGCGCCCGCCCCGGCTCCGCCGCCGCCCCCGCCGCCGGCCCCGAAGGTCGAGCCTGCGCCGGCCCCGGCTCCGCCGCCGCCGCCCGCTCCGGCGCCGAAGCCGCGTGAGGTCTTCCGTCTCACCGGCGTCTACTTCGACTTCGACAAGTCGTCGCTGAAGCAGGCCGGCAAGGACACGCTCGAAGCCGCGGTGAAGTACCTGAACGCGAACCCGGGAGCCCGGGTCGAGATTCAGGGTCACACGGACAACATCGGCACCGACGCCTACAACCAGGCGCTGTCGGAACGCCGCGCGGCCACGGTCCTCAAGTACCTGCGCGATCGCGGCATCGATGCCTCGCGCATGAGCACCAAGGGATTTGGCGAGAGCAATCCCGCCGCGGACAACGGCACGAAGGAAGGGCGCGCGCTCAATCGGCGCGTCGTGATCATCGAGATGTAG
- a CDS encoding acetoacetate--CoA ligase — protein MPPTETVRPPTWFPAPDARTRTSMGRFFAWVAERQPSAPAPEAPWADWHAWSIREREAFWAALWEWTGVVAEPLPGGGAWDAVCLGRERMAPPDPLLGPRWFEGARLNFAENLLRRRDDGLAIIARDERDGTSRRLTYGQLAAEVAAVAAAMRRAGLVAGDRVAAFMPNISETVIAMLAASSIGCVWTSCSPDFGVRGVLDRFGQVTPRLLVCADGYRYAGKEIDCLDRVREIADALPTVEHVVIVPLLRDAMPDAADATRVRAGIGWAEFAALGRGSPLAFTRLPFNHPLYIMYSSGTTGLPKCMVHGAGGTLLQHLKEHHLHLDLRADERLFYFTTCGWMMWNWLVSGLATGAALVLYDGAPMPPGREGLLWEMAEEEEIAVFGTSARYLALSEKAGLVPGRAVGAGRTSGPGALRALRAILSTGSPLAAHAYDYVARDVKPGVMLASISGGTDLISCFALGNPLVPVHRGELQSFGLGMAVEIWNAARKRVIGEPGELVCTAPFPSMPVAFWGDADGSRYREAYFAHVPGVWRHGDWAEETPHGGLIIYGRSDATLNPGGVRIGTAEIYRLVEQIPEVLESVVIGQEVPDGAGGSDVRVVLFVRLRPDAAFSDALADGIRRAIRANASPHHVPRVIVPVADIPRTLSGKISELAVRDVVHGRAVMNTDALANPEALALFRDLPQLLI, from the coding sequence ATGCCACCTACTGAGACCGTCCGACCCCCCACTTGGTTCCCCGCACCGGATGCGCGGACGCGCACCTCGATGGGGCGGTTCTTCGCGTGGGTGGCCGAACGACAGCCGTCCGCGCCTGCCCCCGAAGCGCCCTGGGCCGACTGGCATGCATGGTCCATCCGGGAGCGGGAGGCGTTCTGGGCCGCCCTTTGGGAGTGGACCGGGGTCGTGGCCGAGCCGCTCCCGGGTGGTGGCGCCTGGGATGCGGTTTGCCTCGGCCGCGAGCGGATGGCGCCCCCGGATCCCCTGCTCGGGCCGCGCTGGTTCGAAGGCGCGCGCCTGAACTTTGCCGAGAACCTCCTGCGCCGGCGAGACGACGGCCTGGCCATCATTGCCCGCGACGAACGGGACGGGACATCCCGGCGCCTGACCTACGGCCAACTGGCCGCCGAGGTGGCCGCCGTCGCGGCGGCCATGCGGCGGGCGGGACTGGTGGCCGGAGACCGTGTCGCGGCCTTCATGCCAAACATCTCCGAGACGGTGATCGCCATGCTGGCCGCCTCATCCATCGGCTGCGTCTGGACATCGTGCTCGCCCGACTTCGGCGTTCGTGGGGTGCTGGACCGCTTCGGGCAGGTAACGCCGCGGCTCCTCGTCTGCGCCGACGGATACCGGTACGCCGGGAAGGAGATCGACTGCCTGGATCGCGTGCGCGAGATCGCGGACGCGCTGCCAACCGTGGAGCACGTCGTCATCGTGCCGCTGCTGCGTGACGCGATGCCTGACGCCGCTGATGCGACGCGTGTGCGCGCCGGCATCGGCTGGGCCGAGTTTGCGGCGCTGGGGCGCGGATCGCCGCTCGCCTTCACTCGCCTCCCGTTCAATCATCCGCTGTACATCATGTACTCCTCGGGGACGACGGGACTGCCGAAGTGCATGGTGCACGGGGCCGGGGGGACGCTGTTGCAGCACCTCAAGGAGCATCACCTGCACCTCGACCTGCGCGCCGACGAGCGGTTGTTCTACTTCACGACGTGCGGCTGGATGATGTGGAACTGGCTCGTGTCGGGGCTGGCTACCGGCGCGGCGCTCGTGCTGTACGACGGCGCGCCCATGCCGCCGGGGCGCGAAGGGCTGCTGTGGGAGATGGCCGAAGAGGAGGAGATCGCGGTTTTCGGAACGAGCGCGCGGTATCTCGCGCTCTCCGAGAAAGCGGGTCTCGTGCCCGGTCGGGCGGTTGGCGCCGGCCGCACTTCGGGACCTGGCGCCCTCCGGGCGCTGCGCGCGATCCTCAGCACGGGAAGCCCGCTGGCCGCACACGCCTACGACTACGTGGCGCGTGATGTAAAGCCGGGGGTGATGCTCGCGAGCATCTCCGGCGGCACCGACCTGATCTCCTGTTTCGCACTCGGCAATCCTCTCGTCCCCGTCCATCGCGGCGAACTGCAGTCGTTCGGCCTGGGGATGGCCGTCGAGATCTGGAACGCTGCACGGAAGCGCGTGATCGGTGAGCCCGGAGAGTTAGTCTGCACCGCGCCATTTCCCTCGATGCCCGTGGCCTTCTGGGGGGATGCCGATGGCAGCCGGTATCGCGAGGCGTATTTCGCGCACGTCCCAGGCGTCTGGCGTCACGGCGACTGGGCCGAGGAGACGCCGCACGGCGGACTCATCATCTACGGGCGCAGCGATGCGACGCTCAATCCCGGCGGCGTCCGCATTGGCACGGCGGAGATCTACCGGCTGGTCGAACAGATCCCGGAAGTGCTGGAGAGTGTCGTGATCGGCCAGGAGGTTCCCGATGGCGCGGGCGGCAGCGACGTGCGCGTGGTCCTCTTCGTGCGGCTGCGCCCCGATGCGGCCTTCTCCGACGCGCTCGCCGATGGCATCCGGCGCGCGATTCGCGCCAACGCGAGCCCGCACCACGTTCCGAGGGTCATCGTGCCGGTGGCCGACATTCCGCGCACGCTGAGCGGAAAGATCAGCGAGCTCGCGGTGCGCGACGTCGTGCACGGGCGCGCGGTGATGAACACCGACGCGCTGGCCAATCCCGAGGCGTTGGCGCTGTTCCGAGACTTGCCGCAGCTCCTGATCTGA
- the paaZ gene encoding phenylacetic acid degradation bifunctional protein PaaZ, whose product MSPSPALPTPLDPSGRAPRALFNYAAGAWMQGTGARTPLRHAVTGEVIAEAGSGGIDFAEMVRHARTVGGPVLRAMTFHQRARMLKALAQHLMARVEGYYAISAATGATRRDGWVDIEGGIGTLFAYASRGRRDFPDEPFHVEGPTERLSKLGTFVGRHICVPLEGVAVHINAFNFPVWGMLEKLAPTLLAGVPAIVKPATATSYLTEAVVADIVASGILPAGSVQLICGSAGDLLDHLDEQCAVAFTGSAETARMLRQRPSLVQHNVRFNAEADSLNFSMLGPDAVPGTEEFSLFIREVTNEMTSKAGQKCTAIRRTLVPASLVEEVGAALAARLAGVVIGDPAVEGVRMGPLAAAAQVGEVQRAVDAIAADAELVYGEIGLPEVTGADAARGAFYPILLFASRDPLRRTAPHDVEAFGPVNTLMPYGSLDEAIMLAKRGRGSLVGSVFTGNDTVARTVALGVAAHHGRLMLANRHTAKESTGHGSPLPHLVHGGPGRAGGGEEMGGARGVLHFMQRTALQGSPTTLTHVTHEYMPGAATTGDAVHPFRKHFEELAIGETYHTPARTITDADVDRFSELSGDHFYAHQSDAMARQGVFERKVAHGYFVLSASAGLFVDPAPGPVLANYGLEGLRFVKPVYPGDTIRARLTCKQKTAKETPADGIPQGIVAWDVEVRNQDDEPVAVYTILTLVRRQGSSL is encoded by the coding sequence ATGAGCCCGTCCCCCGCCCTCCCCACGCCGCTCGATCCCTCAGGGCGCGCGCCGCGCGCCCTCTTCAACTACGCGGCCGGCGCCTGGATGCAGGGGACCGGTGCGCGCACGCCGTTGCGCCACGCCGTGACGGGCGAGGTGATCGCCGAAGCGGGGAGCGGCGGCATCGACTTTGCGGAGATGGTGCGCCACGCGCGCACGGTCGGCGGGCCCGTGCTGCGGGCGATGACCTTCCACCAGCGCGCGCGGATGCTGAAGGCGCTGGCGCAGCACCTGATGGCGCGGGTCGAGGGCTACTACGCCATCTCAGCGGCCACGGGAGCGACACGCCGTGACGGTTGGGTGGACATCGAAGGCGGCATCGGGACGCTCTTCGCGTATGCATCGCGCGGACGCCGCGACTTTCCCGATGAGCCCTTTCACGTCGAAGGACCGACGGAACGGCTCTCGAAGCTCGGCACGTTCGTCGGCCGGCACATCTGCGTCCCGCTCGAGGGCGTCGCCGTTCACATCAACGCCTTCAACTTCCCCGTCTGGGGAATGCTGGAGAAGCTCGCGCCGACGCTCCTCGCCGGCGTCCCGGCGATCGTGAAGCCGGCAACCGCGACGAGCTACCTGACCGAAGCCGTCGTGGCCGACATCGTGGCGAGCGGCATCCTTCCCGCCGGCAGCGTGCAGCTCATCTGCGGCAGCGCGGGCGACCTGCTCGATCACCTCGATGAGCAGTGCGCCGTGGCGTTCACCGGGAGCGCGGAGACGGCGCGCATGCTGCGCCAGCGTCCCTCGCTGGTGCAGCACAACGTCCGGTTCAACGCCGAGGCCGATTCGCTGAACTTCTCGATGCTCGGCCCGGACGCGGTGCCCGGGACCGAGGAGTTCTCGTTGTTCATTCGCGAGGTCACGAATGAGATGACGTCGAAGGCCGGACAGAAATGCACGGCGATCCGCCGCACGCTCGTGCCCGCGTCGCTGGTGGAGGAGGTCGGCGCCGCGCTCGCCGCGCGGCTGGCGGGCGTCGTCATCGGCGATCCCGCGGTCGAGGGCGTGCGCATGGGGCCGCTCGCCGCGGCCGCGCAGGTGGGCGAGGTGCAGCGCGCCGTCGATGCCATCGCGGCGGATGCCGAGCTCGTGTACGGCGAGATCGGCCTGCCCGAGGTCACGGGGGCCGACGCCGCACGCGGGGCGTTCTACCCGATCCTGCTCTTTGCCTCGCGCGATCCGCTGCGCCGCACCGCACCGCATGACGTGGAGGCCTTCGGCCCGGTGAACACGCTGATGCCGTACGGCAGCCTGGACGAGGCAATCATGCTCGCCAAGCGCGGGCGCGGGTCGCTGGTCGGGTCGGTCTTCACGGGCAATGACACCGTGGCACGCACCGTCGCGCTGGGCGTGGCGGCGCACCACGGGCGGCTGATGCTCGCTAACCGCCACACCGCGAAAGAGAGCACCGGCCACGGTTCACCGCTGCCGCACCTCGTGCATGGCGGCCCCGGGCGCGCCGGCGGCGGCGAGGAGATGGGCGGCGCGCGCGGCGTGCTGCACTTCATGCAGCGCACCGCGCTGCAGGGATCGCCCACCACGCTCACGCACGTGACGCACGAGTACATGCCCGGCGCGGCGACCACCGGCGATGCGGTGCATCCGTTCCGGAAGCACTTCGAGGAACTCGCCATCGGCGAGACGTACCACACGCCCGCGCGCACGATCACCGACGCGGACGTGGACCGGTTCTCGGAGCTCTCCGGCGACCACTTCTATGCGCATCAGAGCGACGCGATGGCGCGCCAGGGCGTGTTCGAGCGCAAGGTGGCGCACGGCTACTTCGTGCTCTCGGCGTCGGCTGGCCTGTTCGTCGATCCCGCGCCCGGCCCGGTGCTCGCGAACTACGGGCTCGAGGGGCTGCGCTTCGTGAAGCCCGTCTATCCCGGCGACACGATTCGCGCGCGACTGACCTGCAAGCAGAAGACGGCCAAGGAGACCCCGGCCGACGGCATTCCGCAGGGCATCGTCGCGTGGGACGTGGAGGTGCGCAACCAGGACGATGAGCCCGTGGCGGTCTATACGATCCTGACGCTCGTGCGGCGGCAGGGTTCTTCTTTGTAG